A DNA window from Pyrus communis chromosome 3, drPyrComm1.1, whole genome shotgun sequence contains the following coding sequences:
- the LOC137729650 gene encoding urease accessory protein D isoform X1: MEREGRVEVEKVGGRSTVTRCFSKYPLKFIIPRKVGPSKTDAVWVYNLTYGGGIVSGDSISCEFNIGDGCTTVLTTQASTKVYKSVGFKCCEQVLEARVGSNALLAVIPDPVTCFSTARYSQKQVFRVVSNSSLVIVDWITSGRHESGEKWDFDLYKSINHIFMEDDEPLFLDAVHLERGNVSSIAERMQDYQVIAMVVLLGPKIKHIQNLVQENVKRIMSDQLHIPSTVSGHQIKTHSDNRFAKPSFIASSSVFGPKGIGVVVRIAATTTESVYKFLQHQLAGMEPLLGVSPYH; encoded by the exons atggagagggaGGGAAGGGTGGAGGTGGAAAAAGTTGGAGGAAGGTCAACAGTGACAAGATGCTTCTCAAAGTATCCTCTCAAGTTCATCATCCCCAGAAAG GTGGGTCCCTCCAAAACTGATGCTGTTTGGGTTTACAACCTCACCTATGGTGGTGGTATTGTTTCT GGAGATTCTATTTCATGTGAGTTTAACATTGGAGATGGCTGCACCACTGTCTTAACAACCCAAGCTTCCACTAAG GTTTACAAGTCTGTGGGATTCAAGTGCTGTGAACAAGTCTTGGAG GCAAGAGTTGGGAGCAATGCCCTTTTGGCGGTCATTCCTGATCCTGTGACATGTTTTTCCACGGCAAGATACTCTCAGAAACAAGTCTTTAGGGTAGTTTCCAACTCAAGTTTGGTCATTGTGGATTGGATTACCAGTGGGCGTCACGAAAGTGGAGAAAAATGGGATTTCGATCTTTACAAGAGCATCAACCACATATTTATGGAAGATGATGAACCTTTGTTTCTTGACGCg GTACACCTCGAGCGTGGAAATGTCTCTTCAATTGCAGAACGAATGCAGGACTACCAAGTAATTGCAATGGTTGTACTCTTGGG GCCAAAGATCAAGCACATTCAGAACCTAGTTCAAGAAAACGTGAAGAGGATCATGTCTGACCAATTACACATTCCTTCCACCGTGTCAGGTCACCAAATAAAAACACATTCCGATAATCGATTCGCCAAACCAAGCTTTATTGCTTCTTCAAGTGTTTTTGGTCCTAAG GGAATCGGGGTGGTTGTTCGTATAGCTGCTACAACAACTGAATCAGTTTATAAGTTCCTGCAGCATCAATTGGCCGGCATGGAGCCACTACTTGGGGTATCGCCATATCACTGA
- the LOC137728806 gene encoding UDP-N-acetylglucosamine diphosphorylase 1-like encodes MSEPSSDVSLAPPPPQALLERLKDYGQEDAFALWDELSPDERQLLVNEIESLDLSRIDRIIRCSLRSHGLPTAAIEPVPESNVSAVEERTLEDRERWWKMGLKAIYEGKLAVLLLSGGQGTRLGSSDPKGCFNIGLPSGKSLFQLQAERILCVQRLAAQATNEGNAASLQIHWYIMTSPFTDESTRKFFESHKYFGLDTDQITFFQQGTIPCVSKDGRFIMETPYRVAKAPDGNGGVYSALKSSRLLEDMATRGIKYVDCYGVDNALVRVADPTFLGYFIDKGVSAAAKVVRKAYPQEKVGVFVRRGKGGPLTVVEYSEMDSSLASAINQETGRLRFCWSNVCLHMFTLDFLNQVANGLEKDSIYHLAEKKIPSIHGQSMGFKLEQFIFDAFPYAPSTALFEVLREEEFAPVKNANGSNYDTPDSAKLLVLRLHARWVVAAGGFLTHSVPLYATGVEVSPLCSYAGENLEAICRGRTFHAPCEITF; translated from the exons atgagtgAGCCATCGAGCGATGTGTCGTTGGCGCCACCGCCGCCTCAGGCGTTGCTGGAGAGGCTCAAGGATTACGGCCAAGAAGACGCCTTTGCCCTCTGGGACGAGCTCTCCCCCGACGAACGCCAGCTTCTCGTCAATGAAATCgag AGTTTGGATCTTTCGAGAATCGATCGGATCATACGGTGTTCGCTTCGATCTCACG GGCTGCCGACGGCGGCGATTGAGCCGGTGCCGGAGAGCAATGTGTCGGCGGTGGAGGAACGAACGCTAGAAGACAGAGAGAGGTGGTGGAAGATGGGACTGAAAGCCATCTATGAGGGAAAGTTGGCTGTCCTACTTTTGTCCGGTGGACAG GGAACTCGGCTTGGAAGTTCAGATCCGAAGGGATGCTTCA ACATTGGGCTTCCATCTGGAAAGTCACTCTTTCAACTCCAAGCTGAGCGGATTTTGTGTGTCCAAAGACTAGCTGCTCAAGCTACAAATGAGG GTAACGCTGCTTCACTGCAAATACATTGGTATATCATGACCAGCCCATTTACTGATGAATCCACACGGAAATTTTTTGAAAGTCATAAATACTTTGGTCTCGACACTGACCAG ATAACCTTCTTTCAGCAAGGAACCATACCTTGTGTTTCAAAGGATGGCAGATTTATCATGGAAACTCCGTATAGA GTAGCTAAGGCTCCGGATGGGAATGGAGGAGTATATTCAG CTTTAAAATCATCAAGATTATTAGAAGATATGGCTACAAGAGGAATTAAATACGTGGATTGCTATGGAGTTGACAATGCACTG GTTCGTGTAGCTGATCCAACGTTCTTAGGATATTTCATTGATAAAGGTGTTTCAGCTGCTGCAAAAGTTGTTCGTAAG GCATACCCACAAGAAAAGGTTGGTGTGTTTGTACGTCGAGGAAAAGGAGGACCTCTTACTGTGGTTGAATACAGTGAGATGGACTCATCTCTGGCATCTGCAATCAATCAAGAAACTGGACGTCTTCGTTTTTGTTGGAGTAAT GTGTGTTTGCACATGTTCACCCTGGATTTTCTAAACCAAGTGGCTAATGGCCTTGAGAAGGATAgcat TTACCATCTCGCTGAGAAGAAAATTCCTTCTATCCATGGACAGTCGATGGGATTCAAACTAGAGCAATTCATATTCGATGCATTTCCTTATGCACCCTCAACTGCGCTTTTTGAG GTATTGCGCGAAGAAGAGTTTGCACCGGTAAAAAATGCAAACGGGTCAAATTATGACACTCCGGATAGTGCCAAGCTTCTTGTTCTCCGACTCCACGCTCGTTGGGTAGTTGCCGCTGGTGGATTCTTAACACATTCAGTGCCTTTATATGCAACTG GTGTGGAGGTGTCACCTCTTTGTTCGTATGCCGGAGAAAACCTCGAAGCTATTTGCCGTGGACGAACCTTCCATGCCCCTTGCGAGATTACATTCTAA
- the LOC137729650 gene encoding urease accessory protein D isoform X2, protein MEREGRVEVEKVGGRSTVTRCFSKYPLKFIIPRKGDSISCEFNIGDGCTTVLTTQASTKVYKSVGFKCCEQVLEARVGSNALLAVIPDPVTCFSTARYSQKQVFRVVSNSSLVIVDWITSGRHESGEKWDFDLYKSINHIFMEDDEPLFLDAVHLERGNVSSIAERMQDYQVIAMVVLLGPKIKHIQNLVQENVKRIMSDQLHIPSTVSGHQIKTHSDNRFAKPSFIASSSVFGPKGIGVVVRIAATTTESVYKFLQHQLAGMEPLLGVSPYH, encoded by the exons atggagagggaGGGAAGGGTGGAGGTGGAAAAAGTTGGAGGAAGGTCAACAGTGACAAGATGCTTCTCAAAGTATCCTCTCAAGTTCATCATCCCCAGAAAG GGAGATTCTATTTCATGTGAGTTTAACATTGGAGATGGCTGCACCACTGTCTTAACAACCCAAGCTTCCACTAAG GTTTACAAGTCTGTGGGATTCAAGTGCTGTGAACAAGTCTTGGAG GCAAGAGTTGGGAGCAATGCCCTTTTGGCGGTCATTCCTGATCCTGTGACATGTTTTTCCACGGCAAGATACTCTCAGAAACAAGTCTTTAGGGTAGTTTCCAACTCAAGTTTGGTCATTGTGGATTGGATTACCAGTGGGCGTCACGAAAGTGGAGAAAAATGGGATTTCGATCTTTACAAGAGCATCAACCACATATTTATGGAAGATGATGAACCTTTGTTTCTTGACGCg GTACACCTCGAGCGTGGAAATGTCTCTTCAATTGCAGAACGAATGCAGGACTACCAAGTAATTGCAATGGTTGTACTCTTGGG GCCAAAGATCAAGCACATTCAGAACCTAGTTCAAGAAAACGTGAAGAGGATCATGTCTGACCAATTACACATTCCTTCCACCGTGTCAGGTCACCAAATAAAAACACATTCCGATAATCGATTCGCCAAACCAAGCTTTATTGCTTCTTCAAGTGTTTTTGGTCCTAAG GGAATCGGGGTGGTTGTTCGTATAGCTGCTACAACAACTGAATCAGTTTATAAGTTCCTGCAGCATCAATTGGCCGGCATGGAGCCACTACTTGGGGTATCGCCATATCACTGA
- the LOC137729650 gene encoding urease accessory protein D isoform X3, with protein sequence MEREGRVEVEKVGGRSTVTRCFSKYPLKFIIPRKVYKSVGFKCCEQVLEARVGSNALLAVIPDPVTCFSTARYSQKQVFRVVSNSSLVIVDWITSGRHESGEKWDFDLYKSINHIFMEDDEPLFLDAVHLERGNVSSIAERMQDYQVIAMVVLLGPKIKHIQNLVQENVKRIMSDQLHIPSTVSGHQIKTHSDNRFAKPSFIASSSVFGPKGIGVVVRIAATTTESVYKFLQHQLAGMEPLLGVSPYH encoded by the exons atggagagggaGGGAAGGGTGGAGGTGGAAAAAGTTGGAGGAAGGTCAACAGTGACAAGATGCTTCTCAAAGTATCCTCTCAAGTTCATCATCCCCAGAAAG GTTTACAAGTCTGTGGGATTCAAGTGCTGTGAACAAGTCTTGGAG GCAAGAGTTGGGAGCAATGCCCTTTTGGCGGTCATTCCTGATCCTGTGACATGTTTTTCCACGGCAAGATACTCTCAGAAACAAGTCTTTAGGGTAGTTTCCAACTCAAGTTTGGTCATTGTGGATTGGATTACCAGTGGGCGTCACGAAAGTGGAGAAAAATGGGATTTCGATCTTTACAAGAGCATCAACCACATATTTATGGAAGATGATGAACCTTTGTTTCTTGACGCg GTACACCTCGAGCGTGGAAATGTCTCTTCAATTGCAGAACGAATGCAGGACTACCAAGTAATTGCAATGGTTGTACTCTTGGG GCCAAAGATCAAGCACATTCAGAACCTAGTTCAAGAAAACGTGAAGAGGATCATGTCTGACCAATTACACATTCCTTCCACCGTGTCAGGTCACCAAATAAAAACACATTCCGATAATCGATTCGCCAAACCAAGCTTTATTGCTTCTTCAAGTGTTTTTGGTCCTAAG GGAATCGGGGTGGTTGTTCGTATAGCTGCTACAACAACTGAATCAGTTTATAAGTTCCTGCAGCATCAATTGGCCGGCATGGAGCCACTACTTGGGGTATCGCCATATCACTGA
- the LOC137728474 gene encoding serpin-ZXA-like — translation MFFKEVVDTVHKAAIKQVNFKTNPEKARAEVNSRAEKATKGLITEVLAPGTVKTNTRLIFSNALHFKAVWSDPFDTSETLEEDYFHLLDGTSVEARFMRSYDYQFVKAFDGFKVSKLPYEQGEDNGRQFCMYLLLPDAKDGLPAFVERVCSEPDFLDRHRPETRVALGSFEIPRFKISSGFEASKVLKDVGLVLPFNGEGDLTGMVESRLGKAKIIHKSFIEVDEKGTEAAAVTVCDLDDEADGDDEPFIQKTIDFVADHPFMFIIREEVTGAVLFIGHVLNPLKE, via the coding sequence atgtttttcaaggaGGTTGTGGACACAGTTCACAAGGCGGCTATAAAACAAGTTAACTTTAAAACCAACCCTGAGAAAGCGAGAGCCGAAGTGAACTCACGGGCTGAAAAGGCGACGAAGGGCCTTATCACTGAGGTTCTTGCTCCTGGGACAGTCAAAACCAATACCAGGCTTATATTTTCAAATGCTTTACACTTTAAAGCAGTTTGGAGTGACCCGTTTGATACATCGGAGACACTAGAAGAGGACTACTTCCACCTTCTCGACGGTACTTCTGTTGAGGCGCGCTTCATGAGAAGCTACGATTACCAGTTTGTAAAAGCCTTTGACGGCTTCAAAGTCTCGAAGCTTCCTTACGAACAAGGCGAAGACAATGGAAGACAATTTTGTATGTACTTGTTACTTCCTGATGCGAAAGATGGGCTCCCAGCTTTTGTTGAGAGAGTTTGTTCCGAGCCTGATTTCTTAGATCGTCATCGCCCTGAAACACGAGTCGCGCTTGGTTCCTTCGAAATCCCAAGGTTTAAGATTAGCTCCGGCTTTGAAGCTTCTAAAGTTCTCAAGGATGTAGGATTGGTGTTGCCCTTCAATGGTGAAGGTGATTTGACAGGGATGGTGGAGTCACGTCTAGGTAAGGCCAAAATAATTCACAAATCCTTCATTGAAGTTGATGAAAAAGGCACAGAAGCTGCAGCTGTTACTGTTTGCGACCTTGATGATGAAGCGGATGGTGACGATGAACCATTTATACAGAAAACGATAGACTTTGTGGCTGATCACCCATTTATGTTTATAATCAGAGAGGAAGTGACTGGAGCGGTTCTGTTCATTGGTCATGTTCTCAATCCGTTAAAAGAATGA
- the LOC137729124 gene encoding phenylalanine--tRNA ligase, chloroplastic/mitochondrial-like, whose protein sequence is MATAFSFAQTTLFSKTSPSLRTACLRSFTFCLPFSSSSTDLSSDKLHNKKWRQPVASVLELGGVKIAKDDVLRDDPTNNVPDTIFAKLGLQLHRRDQHPLGILKNAIYEYFDTNYSSQFDKFDNLCPIVSVIENFDNVLVPADHVSRSYNDTYYIDSQTVLRCHTSAHQAEILRRGHTHFLVTGDVYRRDSIDSTHYPVFHQMEGVRVFSPQDWEASGTDGTSYAAGDLKKCLEGLARHLFGSVEMRWVDTYFPFTNPSFELEIFFQEKWLEVLGCGVTEQEILRRSGKTDNVAWAFGLGLERLAMVLFDIPDIRLFWSTDERFTSQFLSGQLGIKFKPFSKYPPCYKDVSFWINESFTENNLCEVVREVAGDLAEEVQLIDNFTNKKGMTSHCYRIAYRSMERSLTDDEINKLQWNVRELVQSKLNVVLR, encoded by the exons ATGGCAACGGCCTTCTCGTTTGCGCAGACCACTCTCTTCTCCAAAACCTCACCTTCTCTCCGCACAGCTTGCCTCAGAAGCTTCACTTTCTGCCTgcccttctcttcttcctctacagATCTTTCCTCCGATAAGCTTCACAACAAGAAATGGAGGCAGCCGGTGGCTTCCGTGCTCGAGCTGGGCGGCGTCAAAATTGCTAAAGATG ATGTGCTGAGGGATGACCCCACAAACAACGTACCGGATACAATTTTTGCAAAGCTTGGACTGCAACTCCACAGAAGAGATCAGCACCCACttgggattttgaagaatgCAATATATGAGTATTTCGACACCAATTACTCAAGTCAGTTCGATAAGTTTGATAATCTTTGCCCAATTGTCTCTGTGATAGAG aattttgacaatgttttggttccTGCTGATCATGTAAGTCGAAGTTATAATGATACGTACTATATTGACTCTCAAACCGTTTTGAGGTGTCATACAAGTGCTCATCAGGCAGAAATATTGAGAAGAGGACATACTCATTTCCTTGTAACAGGAGATGTGTACCGTAGGGATTCCATTGACTCAACGCATTACCCTGTGTTCCATCAG ATGGAAGGTGTTCGTGTTTTTTCTCCACAAGATTGGGAGGCATCTGGGACAGATGGCACATCTTATGCCGCTGGAGATTTAAAGAAATGTCTAGAGGGTTTGGCACGCCACTTATTTG GTTCTGTGGAAATGCGCTGGGTTGATACATATTTCCCATTTACCAACCCATCATTTGAACTTGAGATATTTTTTCAG GAAAAATGGTTGGAGGTTTTGGGTTGTGGGGTGACAGAACAAGAAATATTGAGGAGAAGTGGCAAAACAGACAACGTTGCTTGGGCTTTTGGACTTGGACTGGAACGGCTGGCAATGGTTTTATTTGACATCCCTGATATTCGGCTTTTCTGGTCAACTGATGAGAGATTCACCTCTCAG TTTTTGAGTGGCCAGTTGGGAATCAAATTCAAGCCATTTTCCAAG TATCCTCCTTGTTACAAAGATGTCAGTTTTTGGATAAACGAGTCTTTCACCGAAAACAATTTATGTGAAGTTGTTAGAGAAGTTGCTGGAGATCTTGCAGAGGAG GTGCAATTGATAGACAATTTCACAAACAAGAAAGGGATGACCAGTCACTGCTACAGAATTGCATATCGATCCATGGAACGCTCGCTCACAGATGATGAAATTAATAAGTTGCAG TGGAATGTAAGAGAGTTGGTGCAGAGCAAGTTGAACGTCGTTCTAAGATGA
- the LOC137729333 gene encoding uncharacterized protein, giving the protein MSLILRLRNHLPNGLCRRPFISSLGGLNTGSLNGFCRNFGQPARREEEEEEEVEIDQRRLPADYDPATFDPTEHRSPPTDRVFRLVDEISSLTLVEVSELGSILMRKKGMTEPPVVGVMKPGAAGLGLAMKGPSSAAKEEKKPEKTVFELKLESFEAASKIKLIKEVRSFTDLGLKEAKDLVEKAPSVLKTGVSKEEGEQLVEKLKALGAKVSLE; this is encoded by the coding sequence ATGAGTTTGATCTTGAGATTACGGAATCATTTGCCTAATGGGCTTTGCAGAAGACCATTTATTTCATCCCTTGGAGGACTGAATACTGGTAGCTTAAATGGGTTTTGTCGGAACTTTGGTCAACCTGCAAGgcgagaagaggaagaggaggaagaagtggAGATTGACCAAAGGAGACTCCCTGCTGATTATGATCCAGCAACATTTGATCCCACAGAGCATCGTAGTCCTCCAACTGATCGGGTTTTTAGGCTCGTAGATGAAATATCGTCACTCACACTGGTTGAAGTTTCTGAGCTGGGTTCCATTTTGATGAGAAAAAAGGGAATGACGGAACCACCAGTTGTGGGAGTTATGAAGCCGGGAGCTGCTGGATTAGGATTGGCAATGAAGGGGCCGTCATCGGCAGCTAAGGAGGAGAAGAAACCAGAAAAGACTGTAtttgaattgaaattggagTCATTTGAGGCAGCTTCTAAAATAAAACTGATCAAGGAGGTAAGGAGCTTCACCGACTTAGGACTCAAGGAAGCAAAGGATTTAGTGGAGAAGGCGCCATCGGTGCTAAAGACAGGAGTGTCAAAGGAAGAAGGAGAGCAACTGGTAGAGAAGCTGAAAGCTCTTGGCGCAAAAGTTTCccttgaatga